The nucleotide sequence TGACGGAAAAGCGTATCCGCATTTCCGGAACAGTGTCCATACTCGGAGTACACCGATGAGTTGCCTCAGGAACGGATTCTCTCGGCGCGGTCGCAGGTCGAAAAGGGCATTCACTCTGATTGAAGTGCTGGTGGTCGTTGCCATCATCGCGCTGCTCGTGGCCATCCTGCTTCCCAGCCTCCAAGCGGCTCGGGAGCACGCCAAGACTGTTGTCTGCTCGTCCAACATGCACTCGGTCAGTTTGGCAAACGCCAACTACCTGTATGTTTCAAAGGCGGTCTATGCGCCCTCCTACGTGTATCCCGACGACAAGGACGGACGGTGGTCGCCGGCGACCCAGCCGAAGGAGCCGCGGTCGGATGTGGGTTATCTGCATTGGTCATACTACCTATTCGACGACGGTAATGTCGGAGACAAGGCCTTCGAGTGTCCCACGTACGAAAATGGCGGAGCGCCCCGCACCAACCCCGGCCCGGAACCGGCCAGCTGGGAAGCCGGTCAGGAAGACATCAACGGCAACCCCAAACCCGCTGAGCGAAAGCCCTCGTACACGGAGGACAAGCAGGCGTCGCGCATGGCCATTACGGCGAATGCGGCGATTATGCCCCGCAACAAGTTCAACATCGTGGCCTCGGGTGGTAAGCGCGTTAACGTCTTCGTGCGCGAGAATCAGATCAACCGCCCCGGTGATACCATCCTCGCAACGGAGTTCTACAACAACTGGCAGAGTCAGGCTATTTCCGGCGGCAGCGGCAACCTGCTGGTTAAGTCCCACCGCCCGTTGAATCCGTTCTACCACGTGGGGGCGGGTTTCGATGAGTACAAGGCGCCGGACCGGGCGCCGGGATTCATGTACGGCCAGCAGAGCACCCTGGGCCCGACGACGAACGACTGGGGGATTCTTCCCTACAAGGAGATTCGTCAGGCCAAGAATCTGATCGAGACGGGTACTTCGGAGCTCAACGCGGTCGGGCGTGATCATCCCTGGGCGGACCGCGTCTATCGCAAGAAGTTCGGCGGCAGCGCCAATTTCCTCTACTGCGACGGACACGCCGAAAACGACACGATTTACAACACCGTCGAGGATCGCAAGTGGGGCGACAAGTACTATTCGCTGTCCGGCGCGAATGAAGTCCTCAACTTCATCATCCAGCGCGACTAAACCATCGTCCGAATCATTTGAAAGATCGCCCGAGTCGCGGTCGAGCGATTGAGCGTGTAGAAGTGGATGCCTGCGGCTTCGCCCTCGAGCAGGCCGATCGACTGCTGGGTGCTGTGGTACGTGCCGATGTGCCTCACGGCCTCGGCGTCGTCTTCCACGGATTCGATCATCCTGAGCAGTCGCGCGGGAATGGACGCTCCGCACATGGTTGTGAAGCGCTTCACCTGTTTGACGCTCAGGATGGGCATGATTCCCGCGACAATGGGTACGCGAATGCCCGCTCGTTCCGCGCGTTCACGGAACGAAAAGAACAGATCGTTGTCGAAGAACAACTGGGTGATCAGGAAGTCCACGCCGGCGTCGACCTTGGCTTTGAGGTAATCCATGTCGGCATGGATGTCCGCAGCCTCGACGTGGCCTTCGGGGTAGCAGGCTGCTCCAACGCACACATCGCATCGTTCCCGAATGAACGCCACCAGCTCCGCGGCGTAGTGGAATCCCCCTTCGGCCGGGACGAATCGCTTTTCGCCCTCCGGCGGATCGCCACGCAGGGCCAGAATATTGGCGATACCGTGGCGGCGCAAATCATCTACGGTTGCTCCGATCTCCGGCCGTGTCGATCCCACGCAGGTCAGGTGGGCCAGGGGCTCGATCCCGATATCCGTTTTGATGCGTTCCACCAGGTCAATGGTCTTGCGGCGGGTCGAGCCGCCCGCTCCGTACGTAACCGAGACGAACGTTGGCCCCAGGGGCTTGAGGCGCTCTACGGTCTTGTAGAGGTCCCAAAAGCCGATGTCGTCCTTGGGTGGAAAGAACTCGAAAGAGAATGATGGCCGGCCTCGGCCGAGCTGGTCTCGTATGCGCATGGTTTCCGCCCGACTGGGCGCGGCAGGATTCGAACCTGCGAAGGCTAACGCCAACGGGTTTACAGCCCGTCCCCTTTGGCCGCTCGGGCACACGCCCCGCTTCGCCACCCGAAACGGACTCGCCGTCCCGGGTTATCGACTGAAGCGGGCCACGTTCTATCGGAAGTTACCCGCGCTGGCAAGCGGATCGCAGCTCCACGGGCAATGAGAAGCTTGAACCTCGCTCTGAATGTTCTCGCGATCCCGACCCTCCCGGCGCCCGCGGCGAGCGTCCGAGAATATTACACGTTGACGTGAGGTCCCACGGGGCACGGATCACCACCGCACGATCAGGCGGTCTGCACGAGGAAATCGAGTATGCTCAGCATCGTCGAAAGAAGCAACGCCGTAATGGCCAGGAACCAGCTCATCTGATTTCTCCACGAGGAACGATGACCCCGCAGTCCATCGGAACTTGCGTTTCCGATATTGAGAAATGCGTCGCGTCCGAGAATCCTCCCATCATTGCCCCGACGGTCCGTAGATCTGGAACAACAGGATATAAACCACGACGCCCGTAATCGACACGTACACCCAGATGGGATACGTCCAACGGGCTATGCGGCGATGGGCGTCAAACCTGCCGCGGAGTGCCAGATACAGCGTCCGTCCGGCCAGCACCGGCACCGAAGCCGCCAGGATGACGTGCGAGAACAGTATGAAGAAATAGACTGGCCGGATCCAGCCGATCCCTCCGAATCGCTTCTCCGCGCCCGCAATTCGGTATGTAAGGTACGAGACCAGGAACAGGACCGAGATGGAGAATGCCGCAATCATGCACGCACGATGCGCCCCGATGTTGCGCCGCCGGATCATCGCATGGCCGATGATCAAGAATATTAGCGCCAAGGCGTTGAGCGTCGCATTGACCGCAGGGAGGTCGGAAATCTCGAGCAACGGCGAGGGCTCCGGCAGGTTGGTTTCGCAGCACGCAGCTAGAGCGTTCGATCGACAAGCATCAGGAGAAGTACGAGCGGGAGGTAGATCACCGAGACGAGCATGCAATACCGGGCCGCCCGGCGTGTTCCTTCCCTGAGGAAACGGATGCAGGACCGCAGGAACCAGATTCCCAGCAGCACGGCGCCGACTC is from Phycisphaerae bacterium and encodes:
- the metF gene encoding methylenetetrahydrofolate reductase [NAD(P)H], with the translated sequence MRIRDQLGRGRPSFSFEFFPPKDDIGFWDLYKTVERLKPLGPTFVSVTYGAGGSTRRKTIDLVERIKTDIGIEPLAHLTCVGSTRPEIGATVDDLRRHGIANILALRGDPPEGEKRFVPAEGGFHYAAELVAFIRERCDVCVGAACYPEGHVEAADIHADMDYLKAKVDAGVDFLITQLFFDNDLFFSFRERAERAGIRVPIVAGIMPILSVKQVKRFTTMCGASIPARLLRMIESVEDDAEAVRHIGTYHSTQQSIGLLEGEAAGIHFYTLNRSTATRAIFQMIRTMV
- a CDS encoding type II secretion system protein; protein product: MSCLRNGFSRRGRRSKRAFTLIEVLVVVAIIALLVAILLPSLQAAREHAKTVVCSSNMHSVSLANANYLYVSKAVYAPSYVYPDDKDGRWSPATQPKEPRSDVGYLHWSYYLFDDGNVGDKAFECPTYENGGAPRTNPGPEPASWEAGQEDINGNPKPAERKPSYTEDKQASRMAITANAAIMPRNKFNIVASGGKRVNVFVRENQINRPGDTILATEFYNNWQSQAISGGSGNLLVKSHRPLNPFYHVGAGFDEYKAPDRAPGFMYGQQSTLGPTTNDWGILPYKEIRQAKNLIETGTSELNAVGRDHPWADRVYRKKFGGSANFLYCDGHAENDTIYNTVEDRKWGDKYYSLSGANEVLNFIIQRD
- a CDS encoding DUF420 domain-containing protein; its protein translation is MLEISDLPAVNATLNALALIFLIIGHAMIRRRNIGAHRACMIAAFSISVLFLVSYLTYRIAGAEKRFGGIGWIRPVYFFILFSHVILAASVPVLAGRTLYLALRGRFDAHRRIARWTYPIWVYVSITGVVVYILLFQIYGPSGQ